The following proteins come from a genomic window of Panicum hallii strain FIL2 chromosome 8, PHallii_v3.1, whole genome shotgun sequence:
- the LOC112903468 gene encoding uncharacterized protein LOC112903468, giving the protein MRLLPWPWRRPNHPDPAAPPRLDDDVPVAVGTHLHVAAGGDDDDAESTASSERSHRTLPVHADEADPAGDGGLQAVDPRHHEVAGRGSGSEEDGWSWSESDGGEPAEEAAAGHRRRRRAPGRHRRGGGRRRPASAGVPALMVVGPAAAVMLLALVALVAWKRRQRRLL; this is encoded by the coding sequence ATGAGGCTGTTGCCGTGGCCGTGGAGGCGGCCGAACCACCCGGacccggcggcgccgccgcggcttGATGACGACGTGCCGGTGGCGGTGGGCACCCACCTCCACGTTGCGGCTGGTGGCGATGACGACGACGCCGAGTCCACGGCGTCGTCGGAGCGCAGCCACCGGACGCTGCCGGTCCACGCCGACGAGGCGGATCCCGCCGGGGACGGGGGACTCCAGGCCGTCGACCCTCGTCATCACGAGGTGGCCGGTCGTGGTTCCGGTTCGGAGGAGGACGGGTGGAGCTGGAGCGAGAGCGATGGCGGTGAGCCGGCGGAGGAGGCTGCCGCCGGGCaccggcggaggcggagggccCCGGGGCGCCACCGCCGGGGAGGAGGCAGAAGGCGGCCTGCTTCCGCCGGCGTGCCGGCGCTCATGGTCGTCGGGCCCGCCGCGGCGGTGATGCTGCTCGCGCTCGTGGCGCTCGTCGCGTGGAAGAGGCGGCAGCGCCGGCTGCTATAG
- the LOC112872438 gene encoding probable mediator of RNA polymerase II transcription subunit 26c isoform X2, with protein MDRDERLRRALTAFGGDAWALVDAALAAAAQDRPGELRARRDGIVERLYAAAGCSSCDARPPPPPRAALPAAGLDEEDGEEAAAPVSPVAEADAAEAGDAEAEELGASGEPGLESRIVAIRDFLEDPDQPDDELVSLLQNLADMDVTYKALQETDIGRHVNGLRKHPSAEVRRLVKQLIRKWKEIVDEWVRLHNSGGDGGSSIIADGDSPEKIQGRSHQSPRVSGFQYSPSPQRHNGSTSEKTNNGLEPTMDMKRRPSPAPTHHNSRQMNNNHHSTTMSYAPAKVTRDHKDSLLDLDRLDSARKRLQENYQEAQNAKKQRTIQVMDINDIPKPKNRNALIRKSGSGELPARHR; from the exons ATGGACCGGGACGAGCGCCTCCGCCGCGCGCTCACCGCcttcgggggcgacgcgtgggcgctGGTGGACGCCGCGCTGGCCGCGGCCGCGCAGGACCGCCCGGGGGAGCTGCGCGCGCGCCGCGACGGCATCGTCGAGCGGCTctacgccgccgccggctgcagCAGCTGCGacgcgcgcccgccgccgccgccgcgtgccgctttgccggcggcggggctggatgaggaggacggcgaggaggcggcTGCTCCGGTCTCTCCCGTGGCCGAGGCTGACGCAGCGGAAGCCGGTGACGCGGAGGCCGAGGAGCTGGGCGCCAGCGGCGAGCCCGGGCTGGAGAGCAGGATCGTGGCCATCAGGGACTTCTTGGAGGACCCCGACCAG CCCGACGACGAGCTGGTGAGCTTGCTGCAGAACCTCGCAGACATGGACGTCACCTACAAGGCGCTGCAG GAGACTGACATCGGCCGGCATGTGAATGGCCTGCGCAAGCACCCCTCCGCCGAAGTCAGGCGACTGGTGAAGCAGCTCATCAG GAAGTGGAAGGAGATAGTGGACGAATGGGTGCGCCTGCACAATTCCGGCGGTGACGGTGGCTCCTCGATCATAG CTGATGGCGACTCCCCAGAGAAAATACAAGGCAGGAGCCACCAAAGCCCTCGG GTTTCAGGGTTTCAGTATTCTCCCAGCCCGCAGAGGCATA ATGGCTCTACTTCAGAGAAGACTAACAACGGACTTGAGCCAACAATGGATATGAAGCGCAGGCCCAGCCCTGCACCCACACATCACAACTCCAGGCAGATGAACAACAACCATCATTCTACTACTATGTCATATGCTCCAGCT AAAGTGACAAGGGACCACAAGGACAGTCTCCTGGACCTTGATAGGCTTGATTCTGCAAGAAAGAGGCTCCAGGAGAATTATCAGGAAGCACAAAATG CCAAAAAGCAGAGGACAATCCAAGTGATGGACATCAATGACATACCAAAGCCGAAGAACAGAAATGCTCTCATCCGCaagagcggcagcggcgagctCCCGGCAAGGCACCGATAA
- the LOC112902952 gene encoding uncharacterized protein LOC112902952 has translation MFACRVRHLLGVLPRGLAPHAPSPSWHGAAARRHYRQLQEEEWEEDERGESRAVKVTVWWDLQRCRLPRRVDPRCLGARVTAALRRAGIRGPVEITAFGDATRIPTAEQEALTVTGVALSHVPSSGKDGSYRSLMPDIVSWIAQNPPPAHFLLISGDEEFASILHRLRMSNYNVLVSCPDVGSKMLRSAATFMWPWEPLVRGVDLEPKYINQPPDGLSPSWYGQYREYGHDPLLKPKKRMALRQYAKEHKVPKSVVIGIKQVLHFYPEGISVSNLRQELLRINVFIDKGFFGFRRFSALLKAMPDVVKFIDPLPGDTQPAVVGVFKSSVVSSEQSDFNGMDSAQSSIIEEKHHYESESESESEELSSLFDQPSLSELPSCTEKKTLETEVPSSPSEQLSRDHRKAPGLTELAEPPSNNVEADVTLTEDVPSPPSDAPSVGQGNAAAVDLVNKTEQPVNHMEADKVDAAGTPSSSGVQGNISNKRGLFGRISSLWNG, from the exons atgtTCGCCTGCCGCgtccgccacctcctcggcgTCCTCCCCCGCGGCTTGGCTCCCCACGCCCCCTCCCCTTCCTGGCATggcgccgccgcgcggcgccACTACCGCCAgctgcaggaggaggagtgggagGAGGACGAGCGGGGGGAGTCCAGGGCGGTGAAGGTGACGGTGTGGTGGGACCTGCAGAGGTGTCGCCTCCCTCGCCGCGTCGACCCGCGCTGCCTTGGCGCGCGCGTCACCGCGGCGCTGCGGCGCGCCGGCATCCGCGGGCCCGTCGAGATCACCGCCTTCGGTGACGCCACCCGCATCCCGACCGCCGAGCAGGAGGCGCTCACCGTCACCGGCGTCGCCTTGTCGCACGTCCCTTCCA GTGGAAAGGATGGTTCTTACAGATCATTAATGCCTGATATTGTCTCTTGGATTGCTCAGAACCCTCCGCCAGCCCATTTCCTCCTTATATCTGGGGATGAAGAATTTGCAAGCATTTTGCATCGTCTTCGGATGAGCAATTATAACGTATTGGTTTCTTGCCCTGATGTTGGCTCAAAGATGTTACGCAGCGCAGCGACATTTATGTGGCCATGGGAACCTCTAGTCAGAGGGGTGGATCTTGAACCCAAATATATAAATCAACCACCAGATGGTTTATCTCCTTCTTGGTATGGTCAGTACAGGGAATATGGTCATGACCCTCTCTTGAAACCAAAGAAACGCATGGCTTTACGACAGTATGCCAAGGAACATAAAGTCCCCAAATCTGTTGTCATTGGGATTAAGCAAGTACTGCATTTTTACCCTGAAGGGATCAGTGTGTCAAATCTTCGACAGGAACTTTTAAGGATCAATGTGTTTATTGATAAAGGATTTTTTGGCTTCAGAAGGTTCTCTGCCCTTCTCAAAGCTATGCCTGATGTTGTAAAATTTATAGACCCTCTACCAGGTGATACCCAGCCTGCTGTGGTTGGGGTTTTCAAGAGTTCAGTAGTCTCTTCTGAGCAAAGTGATTTCAACGGAATGGATTCTGCTCAAAGTAGCATTATTGAGGAAAAACACCACTATGAAAGTGAAAGTGAAAGTGAAAGTGAGGAGCTGTCATCATTGTTTGACCAGCCTTCCTTGTCAGAATTACCATCATGTACAGAAAAGAAGACTCTGGAAACTGAAGTCCCATCCTCCCCATCAGAACAATTATCCAGAGACCATAGGAAAGCTCCTGGACTAACTGAACTAGCAGAGCCACCTTCCAACAATGTGGAAGCTGATGTTACTCTGACAGAGGATGTTCCATCACCACCATCTGATGCACCATCTGTGGGTCAAGGGAACGCTGCAGCTGTTGATCTCGTTAACAAAACAGAACAACCAGTCAACCATATGGAAGCTGATAAGGTGGATGCTGCTGGCACTCCTTCCTCATCAGGGGTGCAAGGTAATATCAGCAATAAAAGGGGACTATTTGGACGCATATCATCTCTGTGGAATGGCTGA
- the LOC112872438 gene encoding probable mediator of RNA polymerase II transcription subunit 26c isoform X1, giving the protein MDRDERLRRALTAFGGDAWALVDAALAAAAQDRPGELRARRDGIVERLYAAAGCSSCDARPPPPPRAALPAAGLDEEDGEEAAAPVSPVAEADAAEAGDAEAEELGASGEPGLESRIVAIRDFLEDPDQPDDELVSLLQNLADMDVTYKALQETDIGRHVNGLRKHPSAEVRRLVKQLIRKWKEIVDEWVRLHNSGGDGGSSIIADGDSPEKIQGRSHQSPRVSGFQYSPSPQRHNGSTSEKTNNGLEPTMDMKRRPSPAPTHHNSRQMNNNHHSTTMSYAPAFSMQKVTRDHKDSLLDLDRLDSARKRLQENYQEAQNAKKQRTIQVMDINDIPKPKNRNALIRKSGSGELPARHR; this is encoded by the exons ATGGACCGGGACGAGCGCCTCCGCCGCGCGCTCACCGCcttcgggggcgacgcgtgggcgctGGTGGACGCCGCGCTGGCCGCGGCCGCGCAGGACCGCCCGGGGGAGCTGCGCGCGCGCCGCGACGGCATCGTCGAGCGGCTctacgccgccgccggctgcagCAGCTGCGacgcgcgcccgccgccgccgccgcgtgccgctttgccggcggcggggctggatgaggaggacggcgaggaggcggcTGCTCCGGTCTCTCCCGTGGCCGAGGCTGACGCAGCGGAAGCCGGTGACGCGGAGGCCGAGGAGCTGGGCGCCAGCGGCGAGCCCGGGCTGGAGAGCAGGATCGTGGCCATCAGGGACTTCTTGGAGGACCCCGACCAG CCCGACGACGAGCTGGTGAGCTTGCTGCAGAACCTCGCAGACATGGACGTCACCTACAAGGCGCTGCAG GAGACTGACATCGGCCGGCATGTGAATGGCCTGCGCAAGCACCCCTCCGCCGAAGTCAGGCGACTGGTGAAGCAGCTCATCAG GAAGTGGAAGGAGATAGTGGACGAATGGGTGCGCCTGCACAATTCCGGCGGTGACGGTGGCTCCTCGATCATAG CTGATGGCGACTCCCCAGAGAAAATACAAGGCAGGAGCCACCAAAGCCCTCGG GTTTCAGGGTTTCAGTATTCTCCCAGCCCGCAGAGGCATA ATGGCTCTACTTCAGAGAAGACTAACAACGGACTTGAGCCAACAATGGATATGAAGCGCAGGCCCAGCCCTGCACCCACACATCACAACTCCAGGCAGATGAACAACAACCATCATTCTACTACTATGTCATATGCTCCAGCT TTTTCCATGCAGAAAGTGACAAGGGACCACAAGGACAGTCTCCTGGACCTTGATAGGCTTGATTCTGCAAGAAAGAGGCTCCAGGAGAATTATCAGGAAGCACAAAATG CCAAAAAGCAGAGGACAATCCAAGTGATGGACATCAATGACATACCAAAGCCGAAGAACAGAAATGCTCTCATCCGCaagagcggcagcggcgagctCCCGGCAAGGCACCGATAA
- the LOC112902953 gene encoding uncharacterized protein LOC112902953 isoform X1 yields MLRRRPRLPAVPSPPAPAHRRAFRSEAALEAIRWHSLQSRAGAPSSGAGDEAGPASLAIYNYPTFAGAYGALAARRFHQRVRRRLLVLPFSSVEPFRAGDFEDAGFQTCYLLDFIGPKKFAFELSQCVPSVIAFDHRQSTLARIPKLGQCPSNVELHIDTSKSSVRSVFDYFSKKLAGTKYESRICENLFGLEDEERVSNILEYIEDADLRRWQLPNTKEFQTALRDERAKLNCVTNPHVFEQLLQLDVGDLLTRGKSVAHDRVQAAGEFIQMPFKIQLGRGLYGECLAIRADGNSKLSHEIGLELSRRSAAAGLRPIGAVVFMQRGILKVCLRTTDSTTNTANIAKAYGGGGKPSSSSFALRMDEFNTWTSVNS; encoded by the exons ATGCTCCGCCGCCGACCGCGCCTCCCCGccgtcccctcgccgccggcgcccgcaCACCGGCGAGCCTTCCGCTCGGAAGCCGCCCTCGAGGCTATCCGCTGGCACTCGCTCCAGTCGAGGGCCGGCGCCCCCTCCTCCGGCGCGGGAGACGAGGCGGGGCCCGCCAGCCTCGCGATCTACAACTACCCCACCTTCGCGGGCGCCTACGGCgcgctcgccgcccgccgcttccACCagcgcgtccgccgccgcctcctcgtcctcccCTTCTCCTCCGTCGAGCCCTTCAG AGCTGGAGACTTTGAGGACGCGGGGTTCCAGACGTGCTATCTCTTGGATTTCATTGGGCCCAAGAAGTTTGCTTTCGAGCTCTCTCAATGCGTCCCCAG TGTGATAGCATTTGATCACCGGCAAAGCACACTAGCAAGAATCCCCAAGTTGGGTCAGTGCCCAAGCAATGTTGAGCTTCATATTGACACGTCAAAAAGCAGTGTTCGATCTGTATTTGATTATTTCTCCAAGAAGCTAGCAGGGACAAAATATGAATCT CGAATTTGTGAAAACTTGTTTGGCCTAGAAGATGAGGAGCGAGTTTCAAATATTCTTGAATACATAGAGGATGCAGATTTGCGACGGTGGCAACTGCCTAACACCAAGGAATTTCAGACAGCACTTAGGGATGAACGTGCAAAGTTGAACTGTGTAACAAATCCTCATGTTTTTGAACAG CTACTACAACTTGATGTTGGCGATCTGCTTACTAGGGGGAAATCGGTTGCTCATGATCGTGTACAGGCTGCAGGGGAGTTCATACAGATGCCTTTCAAGATTCAGCTTGGAAGAGGGCTGTATGGTGAATGCCTG GCAATCAGAGCAGATGGAAACTCAAAATTGAGCCACGAAATTGGTTTGGAGCTGAGTAGGAGGAGTGCTGCTGCTGGATTAAG GCCTATTGGAGCAGTGGTCTTCATGCAACGCGGTATCCTAAAGGTTTGCTTGAGGACTACTGACAGTACAACTAATACAGCAAATATTGCAAAG GCTTATGGTGGAGGTGGGAAACCAAGTTCAAGTTCCTTCGCGCTAAGAATGGATGAGTTCAACACCTGGACTTCGGTGAACTCATGA
- the LOC112902953 gene encoding uncharacterized protein LOC112902953 isoform X2 — protein MLRRRPRLPAVPSPPAPAHRRAFRSEAALEAIRWHSLQSRAGAPSSGAGDEAGPASLAIYNYPTFAGAYGALAARRFHQRVRRRLLVLPFSSVEPFRAGDFEDAGFQTCYLLDFIGPKKFAFELSQCVPSVIAFDHRQSTLARIPKLGQCPSNVELHIDTSKSSVRSVFDYFSKKLAGTKYESRICENLFGLEDEERVSNILEYIEDADLRRWQLPNTKEFQTALRDERAKLNCVTNPHVFEQLLQLDVGDLLTRGKSVAHDRVQAAGEFIQMPFKIQLGRGLYGECLAIRADGNSKLSHEIGLELSRRSAAAGLRPIGAVVFMQRGILKLDMIVHVLPHHINVGLWWRWETKFKFLRAKNG, from the exons ATGCTCCGCCGCCGACCGCGCCTCCCCGccgtcccctcgccgccggcgcccgcaCACCGGCGAGCCTTCCGCTCGGAAGCCGCCCTCGAGGCTATCCGCTGGCACTCGCTCCAGTCGAGGGCCGGCGCCCCCTCCTCCGGCGCGGGAGACGAGGCGGGGCCCGCCAGCCTCGCGATCTACAACTACCCCACCTTCGCGGGCGCCTACGGCgcgctcgccgcccgccgcttccACCagcgcgtccgccgccgcctcctcgtcctcccCTTCTCCTCCGTCGAGCCCTTCAG AGCTGGAGACTTTGAGGACGCGGGGTTCCAGACGTGCTATCTCTTGGATTTCATTGGGCCCAAGAAGTTTGCTTTCGAGCTCTCTCAATGCGTCCCCAG TGTGATAGCATTTGATCACCGGCAAAGCACACTAGCAAGAATCCCCAAGTTGGGTCAGTGCCCAAGCAATGTTGAGCTTCATATTGACACGTCAAAAAGCAGTGTTCGATCTGTATTTGATTATTTCTCCAAGAAGCTAGCAGGGACAAAATATGAATCT CGAATTTGTGAAAACTTGTTTGGCCTAGAAGATGAGGAGCGAGTTTCAAATATTCTTGAATACATAGAGGATGCAGATTTGCGACGGTGGCAACTGCCTAACACCAAGGAATTTCAGACAGCACTTAGGGATGAACGTGCAAAGTTGAACTGTGTAACAAATCCTCATGTTTTTGAACAG CTACTACAACTTGATGTTGGCGATCTGCTTACTAGGGGGAAATCGGTTGCTCATGATCGTGTACAGGCTGCAGGGGAGTTCATACAGATGCCTTTCAAGATTCAGCTTGGAAGAGGGCTGTATGGTGAATGCCTG GCAATCAGAGCAGATGGAAACTCAAAATTGAGCCACGAAATTGGTTTGGAGCTGAGTAGGAGGAGTGCTGCTGCTGGATTAAG GCCTATTGGAGCAGTGGTCTTCATGCAACGCGGTATCCTAAAG CTGGATATGATTGTCCATGTCTTGCCGCATCATATAAATGTAGGCTTATGGTGGAGGTGGGAAACCAAGTTCAAGTTCCTTCGCGCTAAGAATGGATGA